The DNA region CGCCGTCCGCCGCGCGCTCCGCGAGGAGCCCGGCAACGCCCTGGTCTTCCTGCCCGGCGTCGGCGAGATCCGCCGCGTCCAGTCCCTGCTGGAACAGTCCGAGCTGGGACCGGACGTCATCCTCGCCCCGCTCTATGGCGACCTGTCGGCCGAGGCGCAGGACCGCGCCATCGCTCCGACCCCACCCGGCCAGCGCAAGATCGTGCTGGCGACCTCGATCGCCGAGACCAGCCTGACCATCGAGGGCATCCGCATCGTGGTCGACAGCGGGCTGATGCGGGTTCCGCGTTTCGACCCGCGCGGCGGCATGACCCGGCTCGCGACGGTGAAGGTCAGCCAGGCCTCGGCCGAACAGCGCCGCGGCCGCGCCGGCCGTCTGGAGCCCGGCGTCTGCTACCGCCTGTGGCCGGAGGCGACGCACAAGGCGCTGGCCCCCTTCACCACGCCGGAGATCGCCGACGCCGACCTCGCCCCGCTGGCGCTGGAGCTTGCGGTGTGGGGTGTCCGCGACCCCGCCGGCCTGTCCTGGCTCGACCAGCCGCCGGCCGCGGCGATGGCCCAGGCGCGCGAGCTGCTGACCGGCCTCGGCGGTCTCGACAAGTCCGGCGCCATCACCCCGCACGGCCGCCGCATGGCCGGCTTCGGCGTGCATCCGCGTCTGGCCCACATGATGCTGGCCGGCAAGGCGATGGGCCAGGGCGCGCTCGCCTGTCTGGTCGCCGCCCTGCTGGGCGAGCGCGACATCGTCCGCTCCCAACCGGGCTTCCGCGATGCCGACCTGCGCCTGCGCGTCGATCTGCTGCGCGGCGAGGAGCGCGGCGGCTTTGGCGCGGCGCGCGGCCTCGGCGTCGACCGCGGCGGCGCCCAGCAGGCGGTCAAGCAGGCGCGGCAGTGGCGCCGCCAGCTCGGCGTGCGCGACGATGACGCGATGGACTCGCAGGCCGTCGGCCTTCTGGTGGCGCTGGCCTATCCCGACCGCATCGGCCAACGCCGCCCCGGCGGCCAGGGCGGCGGCCAACCGGGCGGTGTGGCGGCGCAATATCGCCTGTCGGGCGGGCGCGGCGCCTATTTCCAGCAAGCCGAGCCGCTGTCGGCCGAGGAGTGGCTCGCCATCGCCGACCTCGACGGCGCCGCCCGCGAGTCGCGCATCTTCCTGGCCGCCCCGGTGACGCTGGCCGATCTGGAGGAGAGCTTCGCCGACGACATCCGCAGCGAGACCATCGTCGCCTGGGACGCGCGCGAGCAGATGGTGCTGGCGCGGCGGCGGCGCATGCTGTTCGCGCTGATCCTGAAGGACGAGAAGCTGGCCAAGCCGCCGGCCGAGGCGATGACCGCCGCGATGATCGAGGGCATCCGCGCGCTGGGCCCGGCCTGCCTGCCCTGGACCGACGAGCTGCGCAAATGGCGCACCCGCGTGATGTTCCTGCGCGGCCGCGAAGGCGACGCTTACGACTGGCCCGACCTGTCCGACGACGCCCTGATGGACGGTCTGGAGGCGTGGCTGGCCCCCTTCCTCGACGGCGTGTCGCGCCGCGCCCATCTGGAGCGCATCGACCTGTCGAGCGCGCTCCGCGCCCTGCTGCCCTGGGAGTTGCGGACCCGCCTGGACGCCGAGGCCCCGACCCATGTCGAGGTGCCGAGCGGCTCCCGCATCCCCATCGACTATGACGGCGAGGAGCCGGTGCTGGCGGTGCGGTTGCAGGAGATGTTCGGCCTGGCCGAGACCCCGCGCATCGCCGGCGGCCGGGTGCCCTTGCTGCTGCACCTGCTGTCCCCCGCCCGCCGCCCGGTCCAGGTCACCCGCGACCTCGCGAGCTTCTGGGCCAACGCCTACAAGGCGGTGAAGGCGGATTTGAAGGGCCAGTACCCGAAACATTACTGGCCCGACAACCCGCTGGAGGCCGAGCCGACCGCCAGGGCGAAGCCGCGGGGACGGTGACTTCGCCCCCCTTCATCCCCACGTACCCCCTCCCGTCACCCTCCATCCCCCCTCTCCCAACCGGTCTTCTTCCCCTCAGGTGATGCGGATCGAGGGTTGGGTGAGGGCATTGAGGCGTTCGGCCAACCACAGCAGCCCCGCATGCGCGGGACCATGCAGGGCCAGTTGATGCCGTCGGTACAGGGCTGCGTGGCTCAGCTGCGCGAAGCGCCCTTCAACGAACCCACCGGGGAAGAGGCCGAAGCGTCCCAAAGTGCCGAAGGCATTGTATTCGCCGAGCGACACCAGGGCGCCCAGATCCCGGAAGACGAAGGGGGGAACCGGCCGGCGCTCACTCACCCACGACGGCAGATGCGCGACGAGATGCAGCGCCTGCTGATTGGCGACCTGCGCCGTCGATGGCAAGGGACGCTCGGCACCCTCCGGGATGAGGCTGCTGCAATCCCCGACGGCGAATATGGCGTCGTCGTTCCGGGCCTGGAGGTTGGGCGCCACCACGATCTGGCGTGCCCGGTTGAGTTCGAGGCCGCAATTTCCGACCGCCTCGGACGCACGGATGCCGGCGGCCCAGACCTTCAAATCCGCCTCGATCCTTTCCCCGCTTTCCAGGCGATAGCCGCCGGCGTCGGCACCGACGATCTTGACCCCGACACGGACATCGACGCCAAGCCCGCGCAGTTGCTCGGTGGCGGAAGCGGCAACCCGCTCGGGAAATGCCGCGAGGATGCGCGGTCCGCTTTCTAGCAGGGTGATGCGCAGGCGGCTCCGGATGTCCACCTCGCCATACCCTCCGGCCAGTTCGACCATCCTGGTCAGTTCCGCCGCCAGTTCGACGCCGGTCGCCCCGCCGCCGCCGATGGCGATGCGGATCCCGTCGCCATGGAGGAAGCTGCGGCCGACATGGGTGCGCAGTTTGTCGTTGAAGGCGTCGGCTTCCCTTTGGCTGTCGATGAAATGGCAATGCTCGGCGACGCCGGGAATGGCGAAATCATTGGCGCGGCTGCCCGTCGCGAGGATCAGAAGGTCGTAATCGAGGTCCCGCGCATCGGCGATCGTCTCGCCGTTCGCCCGCAGCGGCGCCAACCGGAGTCGTCGCCCCTCGCGATCGAGGCCCGCCATCTCTCCGGGGATATATTTGAAGTGATGCGAACCGGCATGGACGAGGAACTGGACCTGCTGCTGGTAGATGTTCCAGGTGCCGGCCGCGAAGGTGTGCAGCATCGGCTTCCAGACATGGGTCGGGCTGCGGTCGATCAGGCTGATCTGTGCGGTTCCCCGACTGCCCATGACATGGCCGAGGCGCGTCGCCAGGATCAGCCCGGCGACGCCCCCGCCGACGATGCGGATGTGGGGAATGGCGGAAGACGACGGCTTCATGCGGTGGGTCTCCACAGGATGGTAAGGACCGCCTTGATGGATCGTGCGATCCGCGGCCGATCGATCGCCGGGCTGTAGACCGAACGCAGGGTCAGGCCGGAGAGCAGCAGGGCGAAGATTTCCAGGCGCACGCGACTCTCCGGGTCGTCGACGTCCGCAATCGCCGTTTCCCCCCGTGCCTTGGCCAGGGCGGCGAACTGCTGGGCCAGCCGGCGGTCGCTCTCCTGCAACATCGCCGCGACCCGCGGGTTTCTTGCACCTTCCGAGGCGATCTCAAGCATCAGCGCGACACGTTGAGGGTCGAGGATACGATTCAGGAGCTCATCCATGAGCCGATGCATCGTATCCAGGAAGTCCCCTTCCGCCTCATCCTGCTTAAGCAACTGCGTAAGCTCGGAGAAGTTGCCCTCCTCCTGCTTGACGATCGCCTCGACGATCGTCTCCTTGCTGTCGAAATAGTGATAGATATGGCCTGAACTCATACCGGCCGCCTGCGAGATGCGGGCGATGCTCGTGCCATGGAACCCTTCCCGACGGAAACACTCGGCTGCCGCATCGATAACTTGGCGGCGGCGCGTGTCGGCCTTGGGTTCGGTCCTCGGTTCGGCTTTCTGCGGCCTCATCACGATGCCTTTCCTGACGTCGTCCGTTGCCCGGCAAAGTTAGAATGCTCACTCTATAAAATTAGAGTGGTCATTCTAGAATGAATGGTCAACCTATTCTTCCGGAGTATCGGGAGATTGAACACCCCGCCGAAAAACGTTCCATCCCGTTCCACCCGCCCAGCGTCCCGCCACCCCGCGACCGCCCATACGCCCTCCGCCGCGCCCGCCGACACACCGTCATTGCGCCCATCCCCCGTCCGCCCTATGTTCCCGGCAAACTCTCGCTTGTCCGGGCCCCGATGACTGACCTCTCGCACATCCGCAATTTCTCGATCATCGCCCACATCGACCATGGCAAGTCGACCCTTGCCGACCGGTTGATCCAGCAGTGCGGCGGCCTCGACGCGCGCGAGATGCGCGAACAGGTGCTCGACAGCATGGACATCGAGCGCGAGCGCGGCATCACCATCAAGGCCCAGACCGTCCGCCTGCTCTACAAGGCCGAGGACGGCAAGCAATACACCCTCAACCTGATGGACACCCCCGGCCACGTCGACTTCGCCTATGAGGTCAGCCGGTCCTTGTCCGCCTGCGAGGGCTCGATCCTGGTGGTCGACGCCTCGCAGGGTGTGGAGGCGCAGACGCTCGCCAACGTCTATCAGGCGATCGACAACAACCACGAGATCATCCCGGTCCTCAACAAGATCGACCTGCCCGCCGCCGAGCCCGACCGGGTCAAGCAGCAGATCGAGGACGTGATCGGGCTCGACGCGTCGGACGCGGTGGAGATCTCGGCCAAGTCCGGCCTCAACATCGGCGCCGTGCTGGAGGCGGTGGTCAAGCGCCTGCCGCCGCCCAAGGGCGACGCCGACGCCGCCCTGAAGGCCCTGCTGGTCGACAGCTGGTACGACCCCTATCTCGGCGTCGTCATCCTGGTGCGCGTCGTCGACGGCGTGCTGAAGGTCGGGCAGAAGGTGCGCTTCATGGCCGCCGGCTCGGCCCATGACGTCGACCGCGTCGGCGTCTTCACGCCGAAGGCGCTGCTGACCGGAGAGCTGCGGCCGGGCGAGATGGGCTTCATCACCGCCGCGATCAAGGACATCACCCTGACCAAGGTCGGCGACACCATCACCGACGAGCGCAAGCCGGCGACCGAGGCGCTCGCCGGCTTCAAGCCGTCGGTGCCGGTGGTGTGGTGCGGCCTGTTCCCGGTCGATGCCGCCGATTTCGAACGGCTGCGCGACAGCCTCGGCAAGCTGAAGCTGAACGACGCCAGCTTCCATTACGAGGCGGAGACGTCGGCGGCGCTGGGCTTCGGCTTCCGCTGCGGCTTCCTCGGCCTCTTGCATCTGGAGATCATACAGGAGCGGCTGGAGCGCGAGTTCAACCTCGACCTGATCACCACCGCGCCGTCGGTGGTCTACAAGCTCCACATGACCGACGGGTCGGTGCAGGACCTGCACAACCCGGCCGACATGCCCGACGTGGTCAAGATCGACCGCATCGAGGAGCCGTGGATCAAGGCCACCATCATGCTGCCCGACGAGTATCTCGGCGGCATCCTCCAGCTCTGCACCGACCGGCGCGGCCAGCAGATCGAGCTGACCTATGCCGGCAACCGCGCCATGCTGATCTACCGCCTGCCGCTGAACGAGGTGGTGTTCGATTTCTACGACCGGCTGAAGTCGATCAGCCGCGGCTATGCCAGCTTCGACTACCAGATGGACGGCTATGAGGAGGGCGACCTCGTCAAGATGGCGATCCTCGTCAATGCCGAGCCGGTCGATGCCCTGTCGATGATCGTCCATCGCGGTCAGGCCGAGCGCCGTGGCCGCCAGCTCTGCGAGCGGCTGAAGGAGCTGATCCCGCGCCAGCTGTTCAAGATCGCCGTCCAGGCCGCCATCGGCGGCCGCGTCATCGCCCGCGAGACGATCAGCGCCATGCGCAAGGACGTGCTGGCCAAATGCTATGGCGGCGACATCAGCCGCAAGCGCAAGCTGCTGGACAAGCAGAAGGAAGGCAAGAAGCGCATGCGCCAGTTCGGCCAGGTCGAAATCCCGCAGAGCGCCTTCATCGCCGCGCTCAAGATGGGCGACGAGTAAGGAATACGGAAAGGCGGGCTTCGGCCCGCCTTTTATGTGCCGCTTTCTTGCCAAAAAGTTGACGTTTATAGGCGCCGATCAACCCTGGAACGCAAAAACGCCGCATTCTCCGGCCAAGACTGCGCCGCATAAAAGCAGCGCAAGGGGTAACCGCGATGAGGCTGGTGGTTGCGTTCGGCGTCCTGTCGGTGGCGATGGCGCTTTCCGGCTGCGCCTCGACGACGAACGGCAAGGTCCAGGCCTTCGGCAACGGGACCGGCAGCGAAAACGGCAATTACGTCCAGCGGGCGGCTGGCGAGACGCGCGGCCCGGCGGGGGAGCGTTGCACCGTCTTCACCTGGGACCGCCCCGTGTCCAAGGATTTTGCCGTCCGCCTGACATCAGAGTCCTGCGACTCCCGGGCACATCCCTTCTGGATGGACAGCAGGGAACTGTCCAGAACCGTCATCCCGCTGTCGCAGAGCAATGTCGAAAGCGGCGTGACCGATCCTTGAAAACAGGATGGCCGAGGCCGCCCAGGACCGGGACCGGCCGGTTTCTTCAGCTTCGCCGGAAACAAATCCGGCGCTTGCGTGTCCTCTCTCATGGGGACGGCGCAACGCCTGCGCGGCGCCTCCCCCTTTGTGGTTCACTCCGGGAGGATGACATGCGCAAGTTTCTCGCCGCCGCGGTTCCGGCCCTGCTGCTGATGGCCGCCGCCGCGCCCGGCCATGCCCAGACCGGCCACGCCCAGGGCAGCAGCGCCTCGGCCAGGGCCAACGCGGCCGCCACCGGTGCGATGGACGGCGGCGCCCGCGACGTCCAGGCCAGCCGCGACATGATCGGCAAGCGGGTGGTCCATCGCCATGGCGGCCCGGTCGCCGGCACCATCCAGAACATCACCGCCGACGCCCAGGGCCAAACCATGGTCGAGTTGAAGCTCGCGAAGTCCGGTCAGACGGTCCTGCTTCCCCCGGCCTCCTTCGAGCGGCGCGGCCGGCAGATCATCGTCATGCAGGACCAGACCGAGCTCCAGCAGCTCGCCCAGTACAGCAGCCAAGCCACCACCGGCTATGGCGGCTCGATGGGCGGGACCATGGGAGGCCAAATGGGCAGCGGCTCCATGGGCGGCTCCATGGGCGGCTCGATGGGTACGCCGATGGACGGCACTCCGGATCGCATGATGACGCCGACCCAGCCCCCCATGGGCCAGTAAGGATACCGGACGGGGGAGGCCGCCCCGGCCTCCCGCCGCCCGATGGAGGTCACGCCCCGATCACCGTCAGTTCCCCCGCCCGGGGCACCAGCATCGCCGCCTTGACCGCCGTCGCGTCCAGACCGTCGGCGAACAGGCAGACCAGCTTGGCGTAGCTGGCTTCCGGCGTCATGTCATAGGCGCCGATGGCCCCGATGGCACCCAGACCGGTGGCGTAGGCGCCGGGCAGCACCGCGCCGCGCCGCACCTGGGTGTTGTCCATCAGCACGACTCCGGCCGCGACACCAGCGGACAGCGCGCCGAGGAAGTCCGGATCGGTCGGGCCGTTGCCCTCGCCGAAGGCCAGCAGCACCGCCCCCTTCGCCGCCGGGCTGGTGCCGGTCAGCATCGCCGACACCGTGCTGGCGCGGATGCCGGGATGGAGCCACAGCATGACCACCGAGAATTCCGCCAACGCCGCCGGCAGGAGGGCCAGCGCCGCCAGCCGCTTCGCCCGGTTCTCCGCTTCGGCCAGCGAGACGTCCGCGCCCGGCATCGGCAGCCAGTAAGGCTCGTTGCGGGCGACCACGCTGCCGATGGTGGCGAGCGGCGGGAAATTCGGCGAATCGAAGCCGGCGAAACGGTTGGCGTCGATTTTGGACGAGCGGTTGCCGCGCAGCAGCCTGGTATTGAAATAGACGCTGACTTCCGGCACCGGCAGGGTGCCCGCCGCGACAATAGCGCCGACCAGATTGGCCGGCGCGTCGCTCAGCGTGAAGGACAGCGGCACCTGCGACCCGCTGAACACCACCGGCTTCGACAGGCCGGGCAGCAGGAAGGACAGGGCCGAGGCGCTGTAGGCCATGCTGTCGGTTCCGTGCAGCACGACGAAACCGTCATACTGATCGTAGATGGACAGCAGCCGTTCGGCGATGGCGACCCAATCCGCCGGGGTCATGTTGGAACTGTCCAGCGTGCGGTCGAACCAGCCCATCGTCCAACCGAGCCCGTCATAGCCCCGCACGCCGTGATCCGACAGGCCCGGCATCGCCAGGACGAGCCGTTCGAACTCGGCCCCCGGCACCGGGGCGAGCGCGCCCTCCGCGTTGGCCACGCACCCGATGGTGCCCCCGGTGTACAGAACATAGACCCGCGCCATCGCTCCCCCCTTCCCTGTCCGGTATCGGCGGCAGGATAGGCGGAGGCCGCCCTACTTCTCAAGGCACAGCCGGGCCGGCAACACAGGCGGCCTGCGGGTCGAGACCGGCGCCGGCGCCGCCACCGGGACGGGGCGGGACGCCGGGGCGGTGGACGGGATGATGGCCGGGATGGCGACCGGAACCGGATTATGGGCGAGGCGGAAGCGCCGCGGCTCCGGCACCTCCGGCGCGGCGGCGGCGGGTGGGTCGATGCGGGCGGCCCCGAGAACCACGCTGGTCCAGGCGGCGAACAGCGGCATGATCGGACACTCCGGAAGGTTCGGGCAAAAGCTCCTGGGACCGACAATGGGCCGCGCCGCACTCCCCTGGAAACGAATAGGCATTATGCCGTCATCACGATCCGTGATGACCCCGACGTTGCGAACGGGCGGGCGCTCTGTTTGAATGGGAGGCAATCCTTCCGGTCGACCCCATGCCCGCCAATCTCGATACAGACCTGCTGCGCGCCTTCGTCGCCGTCGCCGACAGCGCCAGCTTCACCCGCGCCGGTGAAAGGCTGGGCCGCACCCAGGCGGCGGTCAGCCAGCAGGTGCGCCGGCTGGAGGACATGGTGGGAAAGCGCGTCTTCGAACGCGACACCCACGGCGTGCGCATGACCCGTGACGGCGAGGTGCTGCTGGCCTATGCCCGGCGCATGCTGACCCTGAATGACGAGGTGATGGCGCTGATGCGGCGCGGCCCGACGGTGGCCAGCGTCCGCATCGGCACCCCCGACGATTACGCCACCATGCTGCTGCCCGAGGTCCTGGCCCGCTTCAACGCCGCCTATCCCGAGGTGATGGTGGAGGTGGTCTGCGACAACAGCCCCGATCTGGTGGCGGAGATCGAAAAGGGCCGCTACGACCTGGCACTGGTCACCCGCAAGGCCGGCGAGGACGGCGGCGAGCTGGTGCGGCGGGAACCGGTGTCCTGGGTCGCCCCGCCGCTGGATGCCGCCCCACCGCAGGACTCACCGTCGGGGCACCGTCCGGTGGAAAGCCTCGACCCGCTGCCGCTGGCGCTGTTCCCCAAGGGCTGCGTCGTGCGCGACCTCGCCGTCGCCGCGCTGGACGGGATGGGGCGCGACTGGCGCGTCGCCTTCACCAGCAAGAGCGTCGTCGCCGTCCATGGCGCGGTGATGGGCGGGCTGGGGGTGACGGCGATGGAAGCCTGCACCGTCCCGCCGACCCTGCGCCGCATCGGCCCGGCGGAGGGCTTCCCCGACCTGCCCGACGTCGATATCGCCCTGCACCGCGCCCGCGGCACGGCGCCGAAGCCGGTACGGCTGCTGGCCGACGCCATCCACGACCTTGTCGGCGGACAGAGGCTGGGACACCGGAAGCCGGGCCCGCGAAGGCCGGGCGGCCTGCCGGCGGCTCTGGCCATCCTCCTCGCCTGTGCCGGGACCCTGCCGACCACCCCGCCGGCACGGGCGCAGAGCCCCGTCGCCATCGGCGCCCCCTTGACCGGCGAGGTGGTGCTGAACCGTGACATCGAGGTGCGGATCGGCCCCAGCGAGGATGCCCGCATCGTCATGACGCTGAAGCAGGGCAAGGCGCTGAACGCGCTGGGCACCCCGCGCGGCACCTTCTGGACGGAGGTCGCCATCGGCGGCCAACCCATCGGCTATGTCCCCGCCGATTCGCTGGACCCGGCGCTGATGGTCACCGGCCGCCCGGCGGTCGGCGGCGAAGGGCCGCGACCGCCCAAGCCCGGCTCCCCCGCCCAGCCGGCGGACACCGCCCCATCCCACCGCAGCGCCGCCGTGGTGCCGCGCGCCGCCTGGGACAAGGCGGCCCAGACCCCGGCGGAGGGCTATGTCGTCGCCGCCGGCCCGATCGCCGCCACCGAATTGCTGACCAACCGCAAGCGGCGCGGCTTCACCCTGCGCAAGGGCGACGTGGTGGCGCTGATCGGGGCGGCGAATGGCGAGGCGACGCTGGCCCTGCCCGCCGGCACCCGCGCGCTGGCGCCGGTCCAGGGGCTGGTCGGGGTGGTGGCGCCCTATCCGCTGCCCGGCATGCCGCCGGTGGAACCCGGCATGCTCTATGGCATCAAGCTCGGTGAATATGTCAGCTACGCCGAGGGTTCCCGCGCCTGGAAGGAGTTCACCGCCGGGCCGGGCACCGCCTATCGCGACCTGCCGCCGATGGTGTGGCCGGTGTTCCGTAAGGGGAAGCTTCTCTACGAGGTCGGGGTGGCTCCCTTCACCCGCTTGCAGGTCGACACCGCCTGCGGCACGCTGGCTCAACGCGGACTCGATTGTACGGTGATCGAACTGGATACGTTTTGATGACCGTCCCGCATCCTATGGCTTTGCGCAGCCGGGCCGCTTGCCCGCTTTCTCATGACCCTTTCACGACCGAAGAGCCATGACCGATCCCGACCCGCAAGCCACCGCCCGGCACGGCGCCCAGCACGGCACCCAGCACGGCGGCCCGACCGATCCGGCGCCGGATCGCCTGCCGGCATCCGCCGACGAGGATCTGGTGTTCCTCGACGACGCCGCCCCGCAGGACGGCGCCCCGGCGGAGGAACCGCCCGGCAGCCGCTGGACCATGCTGATCGTCGATGACGAGCCGGAGGTCCATTCGATCACCAAGCTCGTCCTGTCCGACTTCGCCTACAAGGGACGCAAGGCGCGTTTCCTCTCCGCCCATTCGGCGGCGGAGGCGCGGCGGATCCTGGCGCGGGAAAGCGACATCGCGCTGATCCTGCTGGATGTGGTGATGGAGACCGAGGATGCCGGCCTGCGGCTGGTCCACCACATCCGCGAGGAGCTGCGCAACCGCAATGTCCGCATCATCCTGCGCACCGGCCAGCCGGGACAGGCGCCGGAACGGGCGGTGATCCTCGATTACGACATCAACGACTACAAGGCGAAGACCCAGCTGACCGCCCAGCAGCTGTTCACAACCACGGTCGCGGCTCTGCGCTCCTACGAGGACATCGTGGCGATCGACGCCAATCGCCGCGGTCTGGAAAAGATCATCGAGGCGTCGTCGTCGCTGTTCCGCGCCCGCTCGATGAAGCTGTTCGCGGCCGGCGTGCTGACCCAACTGTCGGGCCTGCTGGGGGTGGGACCGGACGCCATCCTGTGCGTGCAGCGCGGCGGGACCGGCGGCGGGACGGGAACCGGGAACGGGAGCGGCCGCGACGGGCTGTATGTGCTGGCCGGATCGGGCCGGTTCGAGGCGCTGATCAACGAACCCGCCGCCGGCCATGTCGATCCGGCGGTGCTGGACGCGGTGACCGGCTGCCTGGAAAGGCGCGCCCACATCTATGCCGGCGACCATTGCACGCTCTACATCCGCACGCCGAACGACCGCGAGACGGTGGTCTATCTGCGCTCCAACCGGCCGCTGTCGGAGCTGGACCGCCGGCTGATCGAGGTGTTCTGCGGCAAGATCTCGGTCGGCTTCGACAATCTGCACCATTACGAACAGCTCTATCATGCCCAGCGGGGCACGCTGGCCGCACTGGCCGACCTGACGGAACGCGGCCGCGCCACGCTGACCGCCGATGGCCTGACCGGGAACGGCCTGCCGGTGGAGCCATCGGAAGCCGGGCGCTTCAGCCGGTCGCTGCGCATCGCCACGATCACCGAACGGATCGCCCGCCGCCTGCATGCCCAGGGGCTTTTTCCCGAGTCGCTGGACGATTCGACGCTGGAGATCATCGGACTGGCGGCCATCCTGCACGACATCGGCAACGCGGCGGTCGATCCCCGGATCCTGGCCAAGCCGGGACCGCTCGACCCGGAGGAGCGCGGCGCCATGCAGATCCACACGGTGGCCGGTGCCGCCCTGTTGAACCAGGCCAGCCATCTGGCGGACAGCCCGACCCATCTGCATCTGGGGGCCGCGGTGGCGCGGTGGCATCACGAGAACTGGGATGGCACCGGCTATCCCGACGGGCAAAGCGGGGCGACGATTCCGCTGTGCGC from Azospirillum sp. B510 includes:
- a CDS encoding DUF3369 domain-containing protein, which gives rise to MTDPDPQATARHGAQHGTQHGGPTDPAPDRLPASADEDLVFLDDAAPQDGAPAEEPPGSRWTMLIVDDEPEVHSITKLVLSDFAYKGRKARFLSAHSAAEARRILARESDIALILLDVVMETEDAGLRLVHHIREELRNRNVRIILRTGQPGQAPERAVILDYDINDYKAKTQLTAQQLFTTTVAALRSYEDIVAIDANRRGLEKIIEASSSLFRARSMKLFAAGVLTQLSGLLGVGPDAILCVQRGGTGGGTGTGNGSGRDGLYVLAGSGRFEALINEPAAGHVDPAVLDAVTGCLERRAHIYAGDHCTLYIRTPNDRETVVYLRSNRPLSELDRRLIEVFCGKISVGFDNLHHYEQLYHAQRGTLAALADLTERGRATLTADGLTGNGLPVEPSEAGRFSRSLRIATITERIARRLHAQGLFPESLDDSTLEIIGLAAILHDIGNAAVDPRILAKPGPLDPEERGAMQIHTVAGAALLNQASHLADSPTHLHLGAAVARWHHENWDGTGYPDGQSGATIPLCARIVAVADAYDAMTRDRPYRRALDRADAVEEIRRLSGLRFDPAVVEAFLAALPEIDPPDTGAGAGIGIGRPAE